The genomic region CCTATAAACATTACAGAGGAGGCTATCTTTCCTAAGTTCCTTATCAATGCTTTACTAAAAGAAAGCCTTCCACCCTGAAGATCTGTTACTTTTATGCCTGCCACCCTTTTACCCGGAGTTGCCTGCTTGCCGGAGCTTTCAAATACTGCAAAGTAAAGCGTCTGAATTATGAATATACCTGAAGACAACACAGATGCTATGATATTGCCTAAAGTTTCTACTGCATGCGCACCTTCCATGTTACCTCCAAAGAAGGTTACAAATAAAGCTGCCTGGAGTACAAAAACCAGAACAAAGAAAATGATTATCGATGGAACAAAAATAATAAGAGAATCCACAATAGCAGCTATGAGCCTTTTTCCAAATCCTGCATATATTTCATTACCTGATCCCTGGGGATTGAAACCGCAATTGATACAGGACTTCGACATTTCATTGATGTCCGAACCACATTTTTCACATTTCAAAATATGACCACCTTAAATTTATGAAGATAGAAGGCATAACCACATATAGTAATAAATGTTTCTAAAATAGTTCATAAAAAAAATGTAGTATAAATATATGAATTGTTTTTATGAATAATGTACATCTCATTCAATATGAAAACAGGTTCATATAAAGACCCCATAACATCACTTTCACTACACTTAGCACATCGGCATATATGCTGAAAACATACTAACTCATATGAACCAAAGTCCCATAAAAACAGAAAGGGAACTATACAACAAGATAAAACAGTATCGTAAGAAACAAAATACTGCTGCACTTACATCATACGATGTGCAAGCATTCATTGAAACTCTGGAAAATTATCTGCATCCTGATATTGCGCTGAAGTCTATCATTCTTGCAAATGCGTGTGCATGGGAAACATATGCTGCAGCATGCCAGCATTTTGAAAATCACATGCGGGCTTTCAGGCATTTCCAGGTATTTAATCTGTAAACAGAGTAGGCACATGGAATTCAGAAAATAAAAAGAACATGACACATTATAGCAATTATTAATAACCTCTACTCAATAAACTGGTGAAATAATAATGAATTGTTCAAACTGTGGTATGGAAATCAATGATACTGAATGCTGCCCTAATTGTGTAGCACCTACCACCGGAACTATTATGAATCAACAAACTAAACCCCGAGGACAAAAGAATCCAGTTGTTGCAGCTCTGCTGTCTTTATTTATTCCTGGCCTTGGACAGATTTATAGTGGCCGGTTAGCTACTGGCAAAGTAATAATTATTGGTATGATAGTCCTGTTTACTTTCGCTTTTATTTTACCAAGACCCGGATCAGGTATATTCATTGGATGCTGGCTGTTTAATGTAAAAGATGCCTACGAAAAATCAAAACATGGCTTCAGCTCCTAACACAGTGTGATTGAAGAAAATATGGCAATCGAATTTTTATCTACAACAATTGATTTGTAGAAATACAAAGAATAATCTGAAGGCTTTGAACTTTAGAATAAGAGCCTCGGGTGGGATTTGAACCCACGGCCTCGTCCTTACCAAGGACGCGCTATACCCCTAAGCCACCGAGGCACGAACAGAATATGGGGGTGCTCTCCCCTAATATACAGAATCAATTAATAAGCTTTCGGTTGGAAGAGCGATTATTTATAAACACCAGCGCGTGTCAACAGGGAACTTTTCATTGATCCACATAAGCACACCGCTATGGTGAACAATGCGATATGAACGTGAAAGCAGTTTTTGTGCTCCAAAAAGAGTCTCATCTTCCATAATCTCAATATTCTCAAAGTCCCTGCGGGTTTCAATATCATGGTCACGCAGAATCCTGCCTATTGGAATATCAGCCTTCATCATATCAGAACGCACACCTTCGGGCATATTTTCAATAGCTGAAAGGGAGCGGGCAAACACATAAGGTACATCACCGGCAGTAAGGGTCACCACACGTTCATTGATATCTGAACCTACATTCACATCAAACAATTCCGCCATTTGCTCATCCGCAGGAATGATGTGTTGATACTCAGTAACAACAGCAGTCGGGTGTTTAGTCATAATTTCCAACAGGAAAGTCACCGAACCATCGGTTCCTGCACAAATTCTCAGGCAAGTTGGAATATCAAAGCTCTTCAGTTTTTCCAGAAAGTCCATACCAGTGACTCCGTGAGCTTAAAAAAGAAGAAAATTATTTGGAAACTTCCTTCTTTGCCTGTTTCAGACGTTCCTTAGCAGTATAGCCTGTAGCTGCGTAAAGGAAATCCCTGAAACGCTTGTTAGAATCAAGAATAAGCTCATCATCTGTCATAGAAGTATCAGACTCAGTATCAACAGCCAGCTTCTTGCCTTCTATCCATACTGTTATTTTGGAAAGAACACCATAAGAAGTAACAAACTTACCATCCTCTTCTTTGATCTCACTTGGAAAAGCCTCTTTGAGGCATTCATGAATCCTATCCGTTTCAGGTTTAAAACCACGCTTTAACTTGTATTCCTGCATTTCGATCAACCCTATATAACATTCTTTAAACGAATAAATGTACCGGTTTATCTTATAAAAATTAGCTGAGAGACAAAACAAATTATATAAAAACGTAGTTTATAAAGTCCCAAGAAACTCTTCAGCAATGTTGGAAAGCCTTATCTTCTTTTCATTATCCATACGTTTGTAGACTGACACCATCATACCCATACGGAAATTACTCTTAAGTGCATCCCTGTTTTTGTTAACAAAGCGCCAGTAAAGTGCATCCCATACATCGCACCACTCACCTTTCCTATAATCGCTCATTTTCAAAATATACGTTGAACCTGAAATATAAGGTTTTGTCGATAGAGTACCGCCGTCAGCAAACTGACTCATGCCATAGACATTTGGAATCATCACCCACTCATAGGAATCAACAAACATCTCCATAAACCACCGATAAACATCATCCGGGTCAGTTTCACATAGAAGCATGAAATTGCCAAGTATCATCAGTCTTTCAATGTGATGACAGTATCCATGCTTATTCACCTTTCTAATCACATCATCAACAGGTTCAATTCCAAGCTCTCCTGTATACCATCTGTCATCCAGTTTCCGGTTATGCCGGAAAAAGTTCTTACGCATATCAGGACCATGATACATGCCCCTCATAAACTCACGCCATCCGATAATCTGTCTTACAAATCCCTCTATACTCGAAATAGGAATATTATTTTCCTGGCCTTTTTGCTCATAATAAACAAGAGCATTCTCAACAATCTCATCAGGCGTCAGAAGGCCAATATTCATCAAAGGCGAAATAACCGAATGAAAAAGAAAAGATTCACTTTTGATAATTGCATCCTCATAAGGACCAAAGTTTTTCAGACGCTTCTCAATGAAATCATAGAGCCATAAAAGAGCATCTTTTCTGGTTGTAGGAAGATAAAAATATGAGGATTTACCTGGATTTAAGGGAAAAATATTCTCAATAATATTAATCAGAGCCTCCGTATGGAAAGTTCTTTTAGCGTGAATTATCTCAGGAACATAGATAGAATCCGGCAGGCTTTCTCTGTTCTGTGAATCAAAGTTCCATTTGCCACCTGAAGGTTTTCCTTTATCATCAAGTAGAATTGCGGATTTTCTGCGTTGGTAAATGTAGAAATTGTTCATCAGGAGCTTTTTCCGGCCTCTACGATGTGAATTAAACTCTTTAATAGTAGTCATAAATCCGGGAGAATCAACAATATGCAGATTAATTCTATTATTTCTGCAAAAATTAGTGATTACATTTTTAAGTCCAATCGATTCAAAATCATAAGTTATGATGTCCTTTATCCCGGTTTCTTCAAGAACAACACGAAGTTTCTCCAAGTATTCAACGTCTTGCGATTTCACTATTTCATAATAAACAAGATCATTTTTTTCTGCCAACCAGTCACGATATGATCTCATTGAAGATAACAGCAGAATCAGTTTATGCTTATGGTATCTGAAGCGGTTGCAAAAAGCCAGGTCTTCAGCCATAAAAAAAAGAGTATTGTTATCAGACTCAAGTTGCTCAAGGTTATAAAAGAGGCAATTTCCGGGAACCAGAATGAGCCGCTTATACTTCCCGGATACAGGATTATCAATTAATGTCATCAACACTCCATAAACAGAATGGACAACAGTGGACAACTATTGCCAATGAAAACAAAGTTTCAAAGCTTATTTTGTCAGCACCAGTTTTCCCCTTTCTCCTACAAGCCTTACCTGAGGAACCTTTTCAAGAACCATATTTCCAAGTTCTTTTAACTCATTCCATGAAGGTGTTGGTGA from Methanolobus tindarius DSM 2278 harbors:
- a CDS encoding RDD family protein; protein product: MKCEKCGSDINEMSKSCINCGFNPQGSGNEIYAGFGKRLIAAIVDSLIIFVPSIIIFFVLVFVLQAALFVTFFGGNMEGAHAVETLGNIIASVLSSGIFIIQTLYFAVFESSGKQATPGKRVAGIKVTDLQGGRLSFSKALIRNLGKIASSVMFIGYIMIAFTKQQQGLHDIIAGTLVVNAE
- a CDS encoding cryptochrome/photolyase family protein → MTLIDNPVSGKYKRLILVPGNCLFYNLEQLESDNNTLFFMAEDLAFCNRFRYHKHKLILLLSSMRSYRDWLAEKNDLVYYEIVKSQDVEYLEKLRVVLEETGIKDIITYDFESIGLKNVITNFCRNNRINLHIVDSPGFMTTIKEFNSHRRGRKKLLMNNFYIYQRRKSAILLDDKGKPSGGKWNFDSQNRESLPDSIYVPEIIHAKRTFHTEALINIIENIFPLNPGKSSYFYLPTTRKDALLWLYDFIEKRLKNFGPYEDAIIKSESFLFHSVISPLMNIGLLTPDEIVENALVYYEQKGQENNIPISSIEGFVRQIIGWREFMRGMYHGPDMRKNFFRHNRKLDDRWYTGELGIEPVDDVIRKVNKHGYCHHIERLMILGNFMLLCETDPDDVYRWFMEMFVDSYEWVMIPNVYGMSQFADGGTLSTKPYISGSTYILKMSDYRKGEWCDVWDALYWRFVNKNRDALKSNFRMGMMVSVYKRMDNEKKIRLSNIAEEFLGTL
- a CDS encoding DUF5683 domain-containing protein, which gives rise to MEINDTECCPNCVAPTTGTIMNQQTKPRGQKNPVVAALLSLFIPGLGQIYSGRLATGKVIIIGMIVLFTFAFILPRPGSGIFIGCWLFNVKDAYEKSKHGFSS
- a CDS encoding chorismate--pyruvate lyase family protein; the encoded protein is MDFLEKLKSFDIPTCLRICAGTDGSVTFLLEIMTKHPTAVVTEYQHIIPADEQMAELFDVNVGSDINERVVTLTAGDVPYVFARSLSAIENMPEGVRSDMMKADIPIGRILRDHDIETRRDFENIEIMEDETLFGAQKLLSRSYRIVHHSGVLMWINEKFPVDTRWCL
- a CDS encoding DUF5611 family protein, encoding MQEYKLKRGFKPETDRIHECLKEAFPSEIKEEDGKFVTSYGVLSKITVWIEGKKLAVDTESDTSMTDDELILDSNKRFRDFLYAATGYTAKERLKQAKKEVSK